The proteins below come from a single Oxyura jamaicensis isolate SHBP4307 breed ruddy duck chromosome 1, BPBGC_Ojam_1.0, whole genome shotgun sequence genomic window:
- the SENP7 gene encoding sentrin-specific protease 7 isoform X3 → MPGSSRESCAGGAGAWKKIMDGRTSSSSQVSWRLSASNRGTYTKEKRQRDFDRCSSNDEESIGQPKVILTNILRTKIGRKYTKAQPKTDAIFSDAGKLHSNQAPSSSVASLKIWQILNPTLQSLFQTKRQPQVILTNVLRTRIGRKYIDSHVIIDADLSDADKLQSGQLASTSVTNVQTCQILSFPRESSFLSERSEYCSRMADDDLSELTKASKAPEGSNVFTCRRRELQKKENKNCDELDKRRRNTNNTSLSWKGSSCLDSEKRKRRFSGHISDDCNAHIPEKSLLLPKEQRLSSTPSPGCRTPCEDEQDRRSNLVQDCVARTLERDSKLDTSTHKHLKPIHSCTVEPGSESPPRNMSEKKLPATSEDVISTRISAIRKLKADTSQYLSKLRHRICRGDQPVVLVDPIVLSSDDEDGSSEPNDGVSEPKCTELLQGNSTDTKETDQESDVLFSEKPLEDNVESSTEQLLTESDEVNCPISLSSRSTPSERMNPRLDFEFDNLYIGKFKWLSTGPARFMTKYITIPFQVALNKNIKLSVDTLDLRRFGMWRSDGGCSTIIFLWLSADYVEKIETQLGKRVISKPSKSSEFVFLELSRPLTEEEEVRLSELIADISKKNRAPDLPEFLSLKQALPLFKDLSPEESSFMSSSKDLLKQCVTKENTSYAHEPAFQKSKPKVARPSYALANKQSSGCYSISLSSALNEEWKEVRETGTVKNLIVYPPPPAKGGLGVTREDLECLEYGEFLNDVIIDFYLKYLLLEKAPKHLAERTHIFSSFFYKCLTRTEKNSEGDPKVSAAQRRHKRVRTWTRHINIFNKDYIFVPVNEESHWYIAVICFPWLEEAVYEECPHQNSLQLSPLQSEKENENTVTASVLAFPEEEEMDSNRSLFAKGGNEIAASASVLDSGISKISLSSSKRQICKRPCILILDSLKAGSVQNTVQVLREYLEVEWEAKRKTHREFSKSTMIDFCPQVPKQDNSSDCGVYLLQYVESFFQNPIVNFEQPVHLEKWFHRQLIRSKREEIRDLILQLHFQQHSGSSS, encoded by the exons GCAACCCAAAGTTATCTTGACGAATATCCTGAGGAcgaaaataggaagaaaatacacaaaggCGCAACCTAAAACTGATGCTATTTTTTCTGATGCTGGCAAGCTGCACTCAAATCAAGCACCCTCATCATCTGTTGCCAGCCTAAAGATATGGCAAATTTTAAACCCTACTCTCCAAAGTCTTTTTCAAACTAAAAG GCAACCTCAAGTTATCTTGACGAATGTTCTGAGGACGAGaattggaagaaaatacatagaCAGCCACGTAATAATTGATGCTGATTTATCTGATGCTGACAAATTACAATCAGGTCAACTAGCTTCAACATCTGTTACCAACGTGCAGACATGTCAAATACTAAGTTTTCCTCGTGAAAGTTCTTTTCTATCTGAAAG GTCGGAGTATTGCTCAAGAATGGCAGATGATGATCTGTCTGAATTGACCAAAGCTTCTAAGGCACCAGAAGGAAGTAACGTCTTCACCTGTAGAAGACGAGAGCTACAGAAGAAAG aaaacaagaactgTGATGAACTGGATAAGAGGAGAAGAAACACGAACAATACTTCTCTTAGTTGGAAGGGATCAAGCTGTTTGGattctgagaaaaggaaaagaagatttaGTGGCCATATTTCTGATGATTGTAATGCACACATTCCAGAAAAATCACTTCTACTGCCT AAAGAGCAAAGATTGAGTTCAACTCCATCTCCTGGCTGCAGAACTCCCTGTGAGGATGAACAAGATCGCAGATCTAACCTGGTGCAGGATTGCGTTGCCCGGACATTGGAGAGAGACTCTAAATTAGACACTTCCACCCACAAGCATTTAAAGCCTATTCACAGCTGCACAGTGGAACCTGGCTCAGAGTCTCCTCCCAGAAATATGTCAGAGAAAAAGCTTCCTGCCACTAGTGAGGACGTGATTTCAACACGAATTAGTGCCATCAGGAAATTAAAGGCGGACACATCACAGTACCTGAGCAAGCTGCGGCACAGAATCTGCAGGGGTGATCAGCCAGTTGTTTTGGTTGACCCAA ttgtCCTTTCCAGTGATGATGAAGATGGATCTTCCGAACCAAATGATGGAGTTTCTGAACCAAAATGTACTGAACTGCTGCAGGGTAATAGTACTGATACTAAAGAAACAGATCAAGAGTCTGATGTCCTTTTCTCAGAAAAGCCATTGGAAGACAATGTGGAAAGTAGTACAGAGCAG cttttaacAGAGTCGGATGAAGTTAATTGTCCCATCAGCTTATCTTCTCGAAGCACACCTAGTGAACGGATGAACCCAAGATTAGATTTTGAATTTGATAATCTGTACATTGGGAAATTTAAATGGTTATCAACAGGTCCTGCTAGG tttatgaCCAAGTATATTACGATACCATTTCAAG TGGCACTTAATAAGAATATTAAGCTGTCAGTGGATACCCTGGATTTGAGAAGGTTTGGCATGTGGAGAAGTGATGGTGGCTGTTCAACAATAATTTTCCTTTGGTTGTCTGCTGATTATGTAGAAAAGATCGAAACCCAATTAGGAAAGCGTGTTATCAGCAAACCAT CCAAATCTAGcgaatttgtttttcttgagttGTCCCGACCACtcactgaagaagaagaagtcAGGCTGTCTGAATTAATTGCAGACATAAGCAAGAAGAACAGAGCACCAGATCTCCCTGAATTTTTATCTTTGAAGCAAGCTTTACCCTTGTTTAAGGACCTGTCTCCTGAAGAAAGCTCTTTTATGAGTTCCAGTAAAGATCTACTAAAGCAATGTGTGACAAAAGAGAATACCTCATATGCTCATGAGCCTGCATTTCAG aaatcaaaaccaaaagtGGCCAGGCCCAGTTACGCCCTTGCAAATAAGCAGAGTAGTGGCTGCTATTCTATCTCTCTGTCCTCTGCACTGAATGAAGAATGGAAAGAAGTAAGAGAAACTGGAACAGTTAAGAA tctGATTGTTTATCCACCCCCACCTGCAAAAGGCGGACTAGGAGTCACAAGAGAAGATCTAGAGTGCTTAGAATATGGGGAGTTTCTTAATGATGTCATCATTGATTTCTATCTTAA ATACCTGCTGTTGGAGAAGGCTCCAAAACATCTTGCTGAACGTACACACATATTTAGCAGCTTCTTCTATAAGTGCCTGACCAGGACAGAAAAGAACTCCGAGGGAGATCCCAAAGTTTC agcagcacaaagaaGACACAAAAGAGTTAGAACATGGACTCGCCACATAAACATCTTCAATAAAGATTATATCTTTGTGCCTGTGAACGAGGA GTCTCATTGGTACATTGCAGttatctgttttccttggtTAGAAGAAGCTGTATATGAGGAGTGTCCCCATCAGAATTCACTTCAACTATCTCCACTTCAGTCAGAGAAGGAGAATGAGAACACTGTAACTGCTTCAGTGTTGGCTTttcctgaagaagaagaaatggacTCAAACAGAAGTTTATTCGCAAAAG GTGGCAATGAAATTGCTGCGTCTGCCTCTGTCCTGGATTCAGGTATTTCTAAA atCTCCCTGAGTAGTTCCAAAAGGCAAATCTGTAAAAG GCCTTGTATACTGATCTTAGATTCTTTGAAAGCTGGTTCCGTGCAGAACACAGTTCAGGTTTTGAGAGA gtacCTTGAAGTGGAATGGGAAGCTAAACGAAAAACACATCGGGAATTCAGTAAATCAACAATGATAGACTTCTGTCCCCAAGTGCCTAAACAAGATAACAGTAGTGATTGTGGGGTGTATCTGCTGCAATATGTGGAAAGCTTTTTCCAG AATCCCATAGTTAACTTTGAACAGCCAGTGCACCTGGAGAAGTGGTTTCATCGTCAGCTGATcagaagcaaaagagaagaaatccGAGACCTGATCTTGCAACTGCACTTTCAACAGCACAGTGGCAGCAGTAGCTAA
- the SENP7 gene encoding sentrin-specific protease 7 isoform X6, which translates to MPGSSRESCAGGAGAWKKIMDGRTSSSSQVSWRLSASNRGTYTKEKRQRDFDRCSSNDEESIGQPQVILTNVLRTRIGRKYIDSHVIIDADLSDADKLQSGQLASTSVTNVQTCQILSFPRESSFLSERSEYCSRMADDDLSELTKASKAPEGSNVFTCRRRELQKKENKNCDELDKRRRNTNNTSLSWKGSSCLDSEKRKRRFSGHISDDCNAHIPEKSLLLPKEQRLSSTPSPGCRTPCEDEQDRRSNLVQDCVARTLERDSKLDTSTHKHLKPIHSCTVEPGSESPPRNMSEKKLPATSEDVISTRISAIRKLKADTSQYLSKLRHRICRGDQPVVLVDPIVLSSDDEDGSSEPNDGVSEPKCTELLQGNSTDTKETDQESDVLFSEKPLEDNVESSTEQLLTESDEVNCPISLSSRSTPSERMNPRLDFEFDNLYIGKFKWLSTGPARFMTKYITIPFQVALNKNIKLSVDTLDLRRFGMWRSDGGCSTIIFLWLSADYVEKIETQLGKRVISKPSKSSEFVFLELSRPLTEEEEVRLSELIADISKKNRAPDLPEFLSLKQALPLFKDLSPEESSFMSSSKDLLKQCVTKENTSYAHEPAFQKSKPKVARPSYALANKQSSGCYSISLSSALNEEWKEVRETGTVKNLIVYPPPPAKGGLGVTREDLECLEYGEFLNDVIIDFYLKYLLLEKAPKHLAERTHIFSSFFYKCLTRTEKNSEGDPKVSAAQRRHKRVRTWTRHINIFNKDYIFVPVNEESHWYIAVICFPWLEEAVYEECPHQNSLQLSPLQSEKENENTVTASVLAFPEEEEMDSNRSLFAKGGNEIAASASVLDSGISKISLSSSKRQICKRPCILILDSLKAGSVQNTVQVLREYLEVEWEAKRKTHREFSKSTMIDFCPQVPKQDNSSDCGVYLLQYVESFFQNPIVNFEQPVHLEKWFHRQLIRSKREEIRDLILQLHFQQHSGSSS; encoded by the exons GCAACCTCAAGTTATCTTGACGAATGTTCTGAGGACGAGaattggaagaaaatacatagaCAGCCACGTAATAATTGATGCTGATTTATCTGATGCTGACAAATTACAATCAGGTCAACTAGCTTCAACATCTGTTACCAACGTGCAGACATGTCAAATACTAAGTTTTCCTCGTGAAAGTTCTTTTCTATCTGAAAG GTCGGAGTATTGCTCAAGAATGGCAGATGATGATCTGTCTGAATTGACCAAAGCTTCTAAGGCACCAGAAGGAAGTAACGTCTTCACCTGTAGAAGACGAGAGCTACAGAAGAAAG aaaacaagaactgTGATGAACTGGATAAGAGGAGAAGAAACACGAACAATACTTCTCTTAGTTGGAAGGGATCAAGCTGTTTGGattctgagaaaaggaaaagaagatttaGTGGCCATATTTCTGATGATTGTAATGCACACATTCCAGAAAAATCACTTCTACTGCCT AAAGAGCAAAGATTGAGTTCAACTCCATCTCCTGGCTGCAGAACTCCCTGTGAGGATGAACAAGATCGCAGATCTAACCTGGTGCAGGATTGCGTTGCCCGGACATTGGAGAGAGACTCTAAATTAGACACTTCCACCCACAAGCATTTAAAGCCTATTCACAGCTGCACAGTGGAACCTGGCTCAGAGTCTCCTCCCAGAAATATGTCAGAGAAAAAGCTTCCTGCCACTAGTGAGGACGTGATTTCAACACGAATTAGTGCCATCAGGAAATTAAAGGCGGACACATCACAGTACCTGAGCAAGCTGCGGCACAGAATCTGCAGGGGTGATCAGCCAGTTGTTTTGGTTGACCCAA ttgtCCTTTCCAGTGATGATGAAGATGGATCTTCCGAACCAAATGATGGAGTTTCTGAACCAAAATGTACTGAACTGCTGCAGGGTAATAGTACTGATACTAAAGAAACAGATCAAGAGTCTGATGTCCTTTTCTCAGAAAAGCCATTGGAAGACAATGTGGAAAGTAGTACAGAGCAG cttttaacAGAGTCGGATGAAGTTAATTGTCCCATCAGCTTATCTTCTCGAAGCACACCTAGTGAACGGATGAACCCAAGATTAGATTTTGAATTTGATAATCTGTACATTGGGAAATTTAAATGGTTATCAACAGGTCCTGCTAGG tttatgaCCAAGTATATTACGATACCATTTCAAG TGGCACTTAATAAGAATATTAAGCTGTCAGTGGATACCCTGGATTTGAGAAGGTTTGGCATGTGGAGAAGTGATGGTGGCTGTTCAACAATAATTTTCCTTTGGTTGTCTGCTGATTATGTAGAAAAGATCGAAACCCAATTAGGAAAGCGTGTTATCAGCAAACCAT CCAAATCTAGcgaatttgtttttcttgagttGTCCCGACCACtcactgaagaagaagaagtcAGGCTGTCTGAATTAATTGCAGACATAAGCAAGAAGAACAGAGCACCAGATCTCCCTGAATTTTTATCTTTGAAGCAAGCTTTACCCTTGTTTAAGGACCTGTCTCCTGAAGAAAGCTCTTTTATGAGTTCCAGTAAAGATCTACTAAAGCAATGTGTGACAAAAGAGAATACCTCATATGCTCATGAGCCTGCATTTCAG aaatcaaaaccaaaagtGGCCAGGCCCAGTTACGCCCTTGCAAATAAGCAGAGTAGTGGCTGCTATTCTATCTCTCTGTCCTCTGCACTGAATGAAGAATGGAAAGAAGTAAGAGAAACTGGAACAGTTAAGAA tctGATTGTTTATCCACCCCCACCTGCAAAAGGCGGACTAGGAGTCACAAGAGAAGATCTAGAGTGCTTAGAATATGGGGAGTTTCTTAATGATGTCATCATTGATTTCTATCTTAA ATACCTGCTGTTGGAGAAGGCTCCAAAACATCTTGCTGAACGTACACACATATTTAGCAGCTTCTTCTATAAGTGCCTGACCAGGACAGAAAAGAACTCCGAGGGAGATCCCAAAGTTTC agcagcacaaagaaGACACAAAAGAGTTAGAACATGGACTCGCCACATAAACATCTTCAATAAAGATTATATCTTTGTGCCTGTGAACGAGGA GTCTCATTGGTACATTGCAGttatctgttttccttggtTAGAAGAAGCTGTATATGAGGAGTGTCCCCATCAGAATTCACTTCAACTATCTCCACTTCAGTCAGAGAAGGAGAATGAGAACACTGTAACTGCTTCAGTGTTGGCTTttcctgaagaagaagaaatggacTCAAACAGAAGTTTATTCGCAAAAG GTGGCAATGAAATTGCTGCGTCTGCCTCTGTCCTGGATTCAGGTATTTCTAAA atCTCCCTGAGTAGTTCCAAAAGGCAAATCTGTAAAAG GCCTTGTATACTGATCTTAGATTCTTTGAAAGCTGGTTCCGTGCAGAACACAGTTCAGGTTTTGAGAGA gtacCTTGAAGTGGAATGGGAAGCTAAACGAAAAACACATCGGGAATTCAGTAAATCAACAATGATAGACTTCTGTCCCCAAGTGCCTAAACAAGATAACAGTAGTGATTGTGGGGTGTATCTGCTGCAATATGTGGAAAGCTTTTTCCAG AATCCCATAGTTAACTTTGAACAGCCAGTGCACCTGGAGAAGTGGTTTCATCGTCAGCTGATcagaagcaaaagagaagaaatccGAGACCTGATCTTGCAACTGCACTTTCAACAGCACAGTGGCAGCAGTAGCTAA
- the SENP7 gene encoding sentrin-specific protease 7 isoform X5 encodes MPGSSRESCAGGAGAWKKIMDGRTSSSSQVSFRIPKKKPNTKSEDVQVQSPLTRLPGSHHWDYPLKEWRLSASNRGTYTKEKRQRDFDRCSSNDEESIGQPQVILTNVLRTRIGRKYIDSHVIIDADLSDADKLQSGQLASTSVTNVQTCQILSFPRESSFLSERSEYCSRMADDDLSELTKASKAPEGSNVFTCRRRELQKKENKNCDELDKRRRNTNNTSLSWKGSSCLDSEKRKRRFSGHISDDCNAHIPEKSLLLPKEQRLSSTPSPGCRTPCEDEQDRRSNLVQDCVARTLERDSKLDTSTHKHLKPIHSCTVEPGSESPPRNMSEKKLPATSEDVISTRISAIRKLKADTSQYLSKLRHRICRGDQPVVLVDPIVLSSDDEDGSSEPNDGVSEPKCTELLQGNSTDTKETDQESDVLFSEKPLEDNVESSTEQLLTESDEVNCPISLSSRSTPSERMNPRLDFEFDNLYIGKFKWLSTGPARFMTKYITIPFQVALNKNIKLSVDTLDLRRFGMWRSDGGCSTIIFLWLSADYVEKIETQLGKRVISKPSKSSEFVFLELSRPLTEEEEVRLSELIADISKKNRAPDLPEFLSLKQALPLFKDLSPEESSFMSSSKDLLKQCVTKENTSYAHEPAFQKSKPKVARPSYALANKQSSGCYSISLSSALNEEWKEVRETGTVKNLIVYPPPPAKGGLGVTREDLECLEYGEFLNDVIIDFYLKYLLLEKAPKHLAERTHIFSSFFYKCLTRTEKNSEGDPKVSAAQRRHKRVRTWTRHINIFNKDYIFVPVNEESHWYIAVICFPWLEEAVYEECPHQNSLQLSPLQSEKENENTVTASVLAFPEEEEMDSNRSLFAKGGNEIAASASVLDSGISKISLSSSKRQICKRPCILILDSLKAGSVQNTVQVLREYLEVEWEAKRKTHREFSKSTMIDFCPQVPKQDNSSDCGVYLLQYVESFFQNPIVNFEQPVHLEKWFHRQLIRSKREEIRDLILQLHFQQHSGSSS; translated from the exons GCAACCTCAAGTTATCTTGACGAATGTTCTGAGGACGAGaattggaagaaaatacatagaCAGCCACGTAATAATTGATGCTGATTTATCTGATGCTGACAAATTACAATCAGGTCAACTAGCTTCAACATCTGTTACCAACGTGCAGACATGTCAAATACTAAGTTTTCCTCGTGAAAGTTCTTTTCTATCTGAAAG GTCGGAGTATTGCTCAAGAATGGCAGATGATGATCTGTCTGAATTGACCAAAGCTTCTAAGGCACCAGAAGGAAGTAACGTCTTCACCTGTAGAAGACGAGAGCTACAGAAGAAAG aaaacaagaactgTGATGAACTGGATAAGAGGAGAAGAAACACGAACAATACTTCTCTTAGTTGGAAGGGATCAAGCTGTTTGGattctgagaaaaggaaaagaagatttaGTGGCCATATTTCTGATGATTGTAATGCACACATTCCAGAAAAATCACTTCTACTGCCT AAAGAGCAAAGATTGAGTTCAACTCCATCTCCTGGCTGCAGAACTCCCTGTGAGGATGAACAAGATCGCAGATCTAACCTGGTGCAGGATTGCGTTGCCCGGACATTGGAGAGAGACTCTAAATTAGACACTTCCACCCACAAGCATTTAAAGCCTATTCACAGCTGCACAGTGGAACCTGGCTCAGAGTCTCCTCCCAGAAATATGTCAGAGAAAAAGCTTCCTGCCACTAGTGAGGACGTGATTTCAACACGAATTAGTGCCATCAGGAAATTAAAGGCGGACACATCACAGTACCTGAGCAAGCTGCGGCACAGAATCTGCAGGGGTGATCAGCCAGTTGTTTTGGTTGACCCAA ttgtCCTTTCCAGTGATGATGAAGATGGATCTTCCGAACCAAATGATGGAGTTTCTGAACCAAAATGTACTGAACTGCTGCAGGGTAATAGTACTGATACTAAAGAAACAGATCAAGAGTCTGATGTCCTTTTCTCAGAAAAGCCATTGGAAGACAATGTGGAAAGTAGTACAGAGCAG cttttaacAGAGTCGGATGAAGTTAATTGTCCCATCAGCTTATCTTCTCGAAGCACACCTAGTGAACGGATGAACCCAAGATTAGATTTTGAATTTGATAATCTGTACATTGGGAAATTTAAATGGTTATCAACAGGTCCTGCTAGG tttatgaCCAAGTATATTACGATACCATTTCAAG TGGCACTTAATAAGAATATTAAGCTGTCAGTGGATACCCTGGATTTGAGAAGGTTTGGCATGTGGAGAAGTGATGGTGGCTGTTCAACAATAATTTTCCTTTGGTTGTCTGCTGATTATGTAGAAAAGATCGAAACCCAATTAGGAAAGCGTGTTATCAGCAAACCAT CCAAATCTAGcgaatttgtttttcttgagttGTCCCGACCACtcactgaagaagaagaagtcAGGCTGTCTGAATTAATTGCAGACATAAGCAAGAAGAACAGAGCACCAGATCTCCCTGAATTTTTATCTTTGAAGCAAGCTTTACCCTTGTTTAAGGACCTGTCTCCTGAAGAAAGCTCTTTTATGAGTTCCAGTAAAGATCTACTAAAGCAATGTGTGACAAAAGAGAATACCTCATATGCTCATGAGCCTGCATTTCAG aaatcaaaaccaaaagtGGCCAGGCCCAGTTACGCCCTTGCAAATAAGCAGAGTAGTGGCTGCTATTCTATCTCTCTGTCCTCTGCACTGAATGAAGAATGGAAAGAAGTAAGAGAAACTGGAACAGTTAAGAA tctGATTGTTTATCCACCCCCACCTGCAAAAGGCGGACTAGGAGTCACAAGAGAAGATCTAGAGTGCTTAGAATATGGGGAGTTTCTTAATGATGTCATCATTGATTTCTATCTTAA ATACCTGCTGTTGGAGAAGGCTCCAAAACATCTTGCTGAACGTACACACATATTTAGCAGCTTCTTCTATAAGTGCCTGACCAGGACAGAAAAGAACTCCGAGGGAGATCCCAAAGTTTC agcagcacaaagaaGACACAAAAGAGTTAGAACATGGACTCGCCACATAAACATCTTCAATAAAGATTATATCTTTGTGCCTGTGAACGAGGA GTCTCATTGGTACATTGCAGttatctgttttccttggtTAGAAGAAGCTGTATATGAGGAGTGTCCCCATCAGAATTCACTTCAACTATCTCCACTTCAGTCAGAGAAGGAGAATGAGAACACTGTAACTGCTTCAGTGTTGGCTTttcctgaagaagaagaaatggacTCAAACAGAAGTTTATTCGCAAAAG GTGGCAATGAAATTGCTGCGTCTGCCTCTGTCCTGGATTCAGGTATTTCTAAA atCTCCCTGAGTAGTTCCAAAAGGCAAATCTGTAAAAG GCCTTGTATACTGATCTTAGATTCTTTGAAAGCTGGTTCCGTGCAGAACACAGTTCAGGTTTTGAGAGA gtacCTTGAAGTGGAATGGGAAGCTAAACGAAAAACACATCGGGAATTCAGTAAATCAACAATGATAGACTTCTGTCCCCAAGTGCCTAAACAAGATAACAGTAGTGATTGTGGGGTGTATCTGCTGCAATATGTGGAAAGCTTTTTCCAG AATCCCATAGTTAACTTTGAACAGCCAGTGCACCTGGAGAAGTGGTTTCATCGTCAGCTGATcagaagcaaaagagaagaaatccGAGACCTGATCTTGCAACTGCACTTTCAACAGCACAGTGGCAGCAGTAGCTAA